ATCAGCAAAACAACATCATTTGGTGAAAAATCTGTAGCAGCAGCTTTGTCATTCCATGTTACATTCACTACAGTATAAAAGCCGTCATCACTGGGGTTAGCTTCAATCACTTTTATCGATTTAACCGGTAAGGGATTATTATCAGTATTATTAGCATCAACAGTTAAATCACCTAATGCGCACTTGCGCAGCGGATTGCAAAAAGAAGGTTCGCCACCACAGGCCCAACCACTTACAACTTGACAATCTACACAACCTTCAGTTGTGTAATTGCCAACATCACATTTCTCATCAGCAATTATTTTGCCATCGCCACAGTTAGGTTTGCAATCATTAATGGCCGAACATATCCAACCATCTTCTACCTGACATTGATAACAACCATCTCCTGATTGGTCATTATTATCTTCGCATTTTTCAACGCTAAGCAATATGTTATCACCACATATCGGGGTACAAGCAGCGCCATTGTAAATACATGACCAGCCATCATTTTTTGAGCAACCTGAACCTGTGGCGGCATTAGGATGAATATATTGATTATATGGCATGCAATCGCCGCCGCCATTTATTTTAGGGTCATTACCTGTCCACGTTATGCATTGAACATACCCGTCACCGTCATGATCAATCTCGTTATCCGGCACTACACCGTCGCAGTCATTATCAAGACCATCGCAACTCTCAGTAGCTGCGGCTAAACATTCACAGCCATTGCTATGTAAAGTATCAAGGTCGACATAAGAGTCTTTGCAACCAACTTCGCTATTGTAATCACAAAAAAATGCGGTATTTGCTTCATTACCAACGCAAATGCTTTCAGCATTTTTTACTTTTGCAACACAATTATCACCACAAACACTGCAGTTTTCAGGGGTACCTAATTCACCGCAAGTTGGTGCCTGGCACTTACTCCAAGAACCATTACTCTCACAGATACGACAACCATGTTCACATAAATCATCGCCATCAATACAAGGCAGAAATGCGCCGACTGGGGAACATGAACCATCTACCGATTTAACTTTAGGTACACATATATTATCAAAAGGCCTACATATAAAACCCTCGATACATTGGCCATTTTGACACGGACGATCATAAACACCAACATCTTTGTTTTGACAGCTAGTCACTGCTAGAGGCGCCACAAAAATGATTATAATTTTTAATGTATGGTGCCAAAAGCATTCAACTATATAATTATAATAAATTTTTGCATTCATGAGAGCACTATAGACTATTACATCATACTTGTCGCCAGTAAACTGCGCTTGAAAAATTCTTCTTTGATTTCAGTTAGTTATTTAAATAATAGAAATGCTTATTAAAAAATGCTCAAAAATATATTGTTAAAATAAATTATTGACCTATAGGGTCAACTACGGCATCGCGAATACTTAATGCATATTCTTTGTATAACCCCGATGTATCCTGAAGCAAAAAATCCTGCTTTTGGCATATTTATCCATAATCTTAATCAACAGCTTAGCAAGCAGTCCCATACCATCGAAGTCCTGCACCGCCCTGATGGTGATCGCGGTATTTTCTCATATCTACATTTGCTCTTTACGGCGTTGCGCTATGCTTTACAAAAGAGCAAACCAGACATTATTCATGGTCATTATTTAGGCCCTGCTGCTTTTATCGCATGTTTATTGGGGATTCTTAAACGATGCCCGGTAGTACTCACCGCCCACGGTAGCGATATTGAAGCAGCAAAGCATCGGTTAATACGCATAGCTTGGCGACTCTTATTTTTTTTCAGTGCTGGTATACATTTTGTCAGCAAACCGCTTATGCTACGCGCCCAAAAACTAATCGGCCCCATAGCAAAAAGCACTTTGGCTTGGCCTTTAGGAATTGATACTGCTGTTTTTCAACCTCATCCCCTCAAAAAAATTACCTCGTCACCTTTACAGTTACTTTGCGTTGGTCGTCTATCAAAAGAAAAGGGATGGGATGATACTATAGCTGCAATCGCGCGTTTACGAGATTCGGGACACGATGTGGTATTGACAGCTTGCGCTGATGGTGATCGCCGATGGTTTCATCAACTTTTAAACAAATATAATGTTGCTTCTTTGGTAACCCTGACCGGTTTTCAACCTCCAACCGCACTTGCTAAAATTTACGCCCTTGCACATCTGCTTTTAGTTCCTTCATGGCGTGAGGGATTCGGTCTGGTTGGGCTTGAAGCAATGGCTGTGGGTACGCCGATAATAACAACCGGCGTGGGGGGAATGGGTGAATATATTCGTGATAGTTTTAACGCTCTTGTAATACCTGTGCATAACCCGGTTGCCCTTGCTGACGCAGTATTGCAACTTGCTAACGATCAAAAATTATATTCTCAACTATATAAAGGAGGCTTACAGACAGCCGGGCAATATAGCGTTGCCCATAGTGCAGAAAAAATCACCAAATTTTTTCAACAAATTATAAACTCAATTGCATAGCGAGCTAGTGCGGCCTAAAAGACTAATACCGGATATGTAAAAGGGGATAGCTCTTTCATTTTTGGCATATTTTAATTTGCTACTATTCACTTTGGTGCAGGTACGCTACAAATTAACTTATGCGTATACTTATCACAGGTGCAACCGGTTTTATTGGTGGCGCTATCACTCGGGTTTTATTAGCTAACGGTTATAATTTACGTACGGTATGCCGTAATCAGCAAAAGGGTAAAGCACTAGCTGCCCTCGGACTTGAGATCCAAAGCGGCGATTTACATAACCACGAAGTAATGCAGCGTGCTGTAAAAGATGTTGACCTAATCATTCATGCCGCTGGTTTAACTATTGAACCAACACCTGGTGATTTCAATCATGCCAACATTGAAATTACACGTTTGCTATTAGAAGCAGCGGCTGCAGAGCAAAATCTACGGCGGTTTGTTTTCATTTCTTCAATATTTGCCTGTGGGCCAGCACCAAAAGATAACGACCTTACTGAAACAACTCTTTGTCACCCCGTTTCAGCCTATGGACGTAGCAAATATAAAGCCGAATCTTTAGTTAGAGCTTTTGCAGATAGCTTTAATTTTACTATCATACGAGCTCCTTTAGTATATGGTCCTGGCGATCGCAAATTAGGTCCATTATTTAAAATGGCCAAATTTGGTCTGCTACCTACAGTGGTAAGTGAGCATACTCGTGTTTCATTACTACATATCAACGATTTAGCCGAAGGCACAATTTTAGCGGCGCTGCATGATAAAGCAGCTAATCAGACCTTTATTTTCGCTGAAGAGCCAGCGCCAACCGTAAAAGAACTCTATGATGTTATTAGTAAAACTGTTGGTAAAGAGGTTACCATTATTCATATACCAGCAATTTTGGCTTTAGGTGCAGCATTGGTGGCTGAAGGTGTTGCACGCGCTAGCCGCCGTTCTTTCGTTTATAATCCTGATGCTTTAAATGATTTATTAGGTGACAATTGGCAATGCAGCAGCAAATTTGCAAAAGAAACCATCAATTTCTCAACACGTATGCAGTGGCAACAAGAATTTTCGCATTATCTAAAATAGACACTACCAGGTAATTTTTCTATAAAGTAGCCAGTTTTATTAAGTCATGATACTGATTTATATGTGAACAGCAGAACTGTACGAACCATTAAATCTGCTCCGCTTGGCTTTGCTTTAGCAAGTATCGCTGATAACGACGAACGTCTTGAACCGATAATTAATCAAAGTCCACTTTCTCTTGAAATTCTCTGGCGCTCCTCTTGCAGACTTAAACCAGGAGATTGGCTTGAACGTCTGCGCCTCTTCACTAATGGCCGTTGCTGTTTTGATGGACCAGCACTTTTACGAGCAACCACTGAAGTCCATCACTCAGATCTTGGCGATGGTACATTACTCGCCCTTGAAGTATGTTCCACTGATTTTCAGAGTGAGTTAGCTGACATAGATGTTTATAGTGATCCTGAAATCATCACAGATACTATTATTAATTTAATCTCCGCCAATGTACTGTTAACCATCGAACGCCCTGACTTAAAACCCAACCTTTCACCAATAACAGCTAATATTTGCGAACGCTGCTCTGCGCATCATAGCGCCACGAAGGGTTTAGTACTTAAACTTTGCAATAGCTCTTTACCAACAATGCGACGCGGTAAATCAGTTGCTCTGCAAAGCGATGTCTACGGCACTCGCTTGATTCTAACAACAACCTATAGAGCTAGACGTGGAGAATTAATTTATTTAGATTGGCCTGAGTTACTGCGTATTTGGTGGCGACGCAGTGCTGATCGCCTGCTTACTGATGATGTCGCACTTGCTTGTGACCTAATTTTGCCAATCACCGGTGAAACCGCTATTCGCCCAATTAACAATCTCTCGGCAACAGGCGTAGCTATTAACTTAGCACCGAGTGATGCATTGCTGGTAGGTATCAAAATTGAACACCTCTCAATTACCCTACCTGATGGCTCTATTACTGCACATGGTACTGTGCGTAATATTCACATCGATTTTGATGGTAGTCTTATTGCTGGCATTGAACTCCTTCCCGACGATAATCGCAGCCGTGATCTACTGCGTGATTTTGTACAAAAACAAGTACGTTGGTATATTCATTGTGCGCGCCGCAAAGACTTAGAAGAATTATGGCCGCTATGGGATGCTCTTTCGCTCTTCTCACGTGGTCATGCAGCACTTACTCCGGGAGCCGCTGTTATAGAAGCAGGCCGTAAAGCATTATTAGATCGTGGGCGTGATTTAATGGTTGCAGTAGTCGGCACCAGTGAGGGTTCTCACCAAGGTACTGCTGAAATAATACGAACATATAGTCAAACCTGGACGTTGCAACATTTAGGAAAACTCCCTGGTTCTCCACTAACAAGTGAGCAACTAATTGTTGCGGCATGCGAAGAAGCTTTAAGACATCAAAACTTCGGTTGTTTGCACGCTTTATGTGAGCCCAGAGATGATGACCCCTTGCTTGCAGCAATAAATAGAATACAACTCAGTACTGCTGAGGTGACTCAAAGACCCTGTGCTTTGTTTAAACCTATTGAATCGCTAAACTTTGTGCCACTACGCACTGATGAATTACATGCACCCGATGCTGATGAATGCGACTGGTTAACTACACGCCTTGCTGCAATGCATACCAAACGCGAGCTTTTTGCACTTGATTTAAATCTTGCTGAACTTGAATTGTCATCAATAAGCGCAGCTTATCGAAATATTGGTCTAAGCCGCCGTCGTGATTTACGTATAGCTATAGGGGTTACTGGCCCTAATGGCTTTGCTTTATTTGAACATACCTCACGCGGTGTTAGTTTGACTGGCTATGGCGATATCGCTCGTCTTTATTGCATTGTGAGTGATCAACAATCACAAATGCATACTCTATCAGTTCTTGCCAAAACAGCAATTGCCCTTGCCCGCTCATGGAGTTCTAGTCCATTGCTGCTTATTTCAAAAGATTATGTATCAATACTACAAGAATTAGGTTACCTATTAATTGGCCAACGTATAGAACTATTAATTACGCGGGAGGCGGTGATTCGACTGGTTGGTCACCTACGTCTTCATGCTTAGCATCACTTATGCTTCGTTCATCAAAATCTTGAATAATTCGCGATAAAATTAAGCGCATGCGCGAATAATCCATTAATGCTCCGGGTTCAGTTATATTTTGAAAGCGAACATTATAATCACCGCTTTCAGTATTGAAGGTGATTTCGCATTTAATATCCATAGCGGTTACCCTAATACCTCTTTATATAAAAGCCAAGCACTGTAAGCCGTTTTAGTCTCTGAGGAGAAAAAACGCTGATTTGTTTTGATATGAAAATGTAACAACAATTAATAGAATAATACGGACATTTCCATACATGCGTTGACCGCAACTCAGTTGACATCTAAACTTAACACTATGAGCAATACTACCAAAGAAACCTTATTAGTAGTTGATGACGAAAAAGATGCCTTAGAGCTTTGCGAACGTGTATTTCGCGATAAATACAACATTATTCTTGCCAACTCTGGTGAAGATGCTGTTGAAAAAGCCAAAGAAGTCGAGCCAGCAGTAGCGCTTGTCGATCAGCGAATGCCGGGCATGACTGGTCTTGAATTTTTAGTAGGCTTGCGAGATTCTCGCCCGCGTACTTCGCGTATTGTTATGACCGCTTTTACCGATCTTGAAGACATCGTGGCCATGATTAATCTCGGCCATATTCATGGGTTTGTTCTTAAACCCTGGAATAACCATCAACTTCGAGTAACTGTTAGTCGTGAGGTTGAAAACTTTCGTCGTCAACGCACAATTGACGAACTAAATGAACGCTTAAAACGTGAACATGCTGATATGTTGGCATTATTACGAGAATTTGATCCTTTTTTTGAAGTTCCACAATCAAATAAAACACTTAAACAAACAAAAGTACGCCTAAAGAAAAAAGTTGCAGGTGAAATTGAGCGATTGTTCTTAAAGAAACTTTTAGCTGATAATAACGGCAATATGTCGGCAACGGCTCGCTCAGCACAAATTAATCGTACTTTTCTTTATCGACTTTTAAAAAGACACGGATTGTTGTCACCAAACGTAGAACCTTAATTTTTTGTCTTTAAAGCACTATCAATGGCCTCAAATAATATCTTAGTCATGATCGGCTTAGCGACAACATCAAAAACCAAACCTTCTTTCTGGGCGTTAACAACATCGGGCATTTCAGGATATCCAGTAACTAATAATGCTGGTGCTAAAAAACCATTATCTCGCGCCTGTTTCAAAAAATTAACCCCAGTCATATCCGGCATTGAATAATCAACTAACAATAAATCAACATTTGCTTGTGATAAAATTTGTAAACCTTGTTCTCCCGAAAGTGCAGTTAATATTTTACGATCAGCAAACTTGCGAAAAATACGCTGCATAAATGCGTTGTTAAAGGGTTCATCATCTATGGCAAGAATAGTAATCATGTCATTTGGTTCGCTTGTGCTGGAAGCCATACAGTAAACGTTGAGCCTTTGCCAAGTTTACTACGCACAGCTAGTCTGCCACCATGTGCATCAATAACGGAATAGGAAATCGACAAACCTAATCCCGTACCCTGACCAACAGGCTTCGTGGTAAAAAATGGGTCAAATATTTTTAACTGATCTGATTCGGAAATACCTACGCCATCGTCACTTACATCGATATTTATGCCATTATCATGCAACTTAGCCGCAATGGTAACTGTGCCCTTTTTATCAATTGCTTGAATTGCATTAACAATCAAATTCATGAAAACTTGATTTAATTGCCCTTCATTTCCAATTACTATAGGTAAACCAAGCCTATATTGTTGCACAATATTTATTCGTCCACGTGCTTGATGTTTAACTAGATTGATTGTGGTATCAAGACAATTCTCAATATTTACTGGCTCACGGATTACCTCCGAACCACCACGAATAAATGACCGCAAATCACGAATAATACTAGTTACCCGTTCAGCACCATTGCTGACCGAATTTAAAAGCTGTTTTGTGTCTTCAACCAAATAATCAAATTCAATAGCCTGTTTAAGTTCTTTTATTTTTGCTTGTTGTTTAGGCGAGGTTAACATGGCTTCGATACTATTAATGTGTTCAATAAATTTAACTACATAACTATGTAAAAATTCAATGTTACCATAAATGAAATTAACAGGATTATTAATTTCATGTGCGATTCCAGCAACTAACTGTCCCAAAGAAGATAACTTTTCTGAACGAATTAGTTGCGCACGAGTAGCTCTAAGTTTTTCTAAAGATTGCTCCAATTCTGCCGTACGTAGACGTACTTGTAGAGCTAAATCTTCAGTACGATGCCGCTCTTGTGCCAACATTTCTTTATAGCGTTGTTGAAAACGAGCCTCGGTAGTCACATCACGATAAACTTCAAGAACAAAAACTGCTTCACCCTTTTCATCAGGCAAGGGCATGGCACTTACAATTAATGTACTATTTCGTTTAGGCATACGACCAACAATTCCATCTTCAGGACCAGCAACTATCTGAGAACCGCCATGTATTTCATCCATACGTACAAAACGGTTAGTTCTAAAACAACGCGACGCTAAACAATCTTTGTGACATAGCTCTATTGCAAATAGATTGTGACAACAAATACCTGGAGCACTAGATAATTTCGCTAGACGACGACCACGAACACCAACAGCATGAGCGTAAGCAGCGTTCCAAGCACGTGGCTTTAGATCTCGGTCAACAATGACAGCTGCATCAATTAAACCATCTAACAACGGCTGATAACGATTATATGCTACCGTGGTATTTAACCCCTCGGTTGAGCTCATTTACACCCTAGATACTAGTAAAATCTTTGTTGTATACAAATGCAAAATAGCTTGAAATAATGTCATCAAATTCCATCTTACCACCACAAGATCCACAATCGACCTCAGAAACTTCAGGAATAATACCAGGGGTAATAAGAATTAGAATATTTTCTTCATTGCCGCATGATTCACAAATATATGGGGCTTGCACTGATAAAATGCGCGCTTTTTCAGCAAAATTACTAATCATATTAAGATAAGTAACTACAGCAGGAGAACATTTTTCAAGTTCAATATCGCAATGAGATATTGTGCGAATAAAATTTACCCATTCTCGCACGCCCCAAGAATTTATGTGATTTACACCTGATAAATCAAAACGCACGCGTGATTTATCTGCAAGATTTTCAATAAGTGGACGAAAATCAACATTTTCAGAAATAATCCCCTCTAAACTAACTAAGGTAAAATTTTCGTCCTGACTTATATACCAATTAAGTTGGTCATACATTATTCAATCCTTATAGTGGCATTTTGGCAAGCTGATATTTGCCCAAGATCTTTTTCATTATAATTTGAGGCAATAATTAATACCGATGGTCGCTGCTGCTGACCTGCGATCTTACCCATTAAATTAGATAAATTCTGCTGCATCAATTCGCGATCTGCGATGATAAGATCTATGGTATTCACAAAACCATAATCTTCCGACCCAGCATCAACAATACACGATTTAAAATCACTGTTAACATTAAAAATAATATCTGCAATATGCTGTCGCTCATCAACATTTTTAACCAATATTACAATTTTTTTAGGTATGGTAATCAAAATTTCTACACCTCGATCTATTAATTGACCAAATGTCAATAAAAAATATTTAAATAATTATTATTATGAAATCGTAGCAAACATAGCAGTGTCAAGGATGTCGTGATAGTCTTCTTAGTAATAGCAGCGGAGCGCACCTATGACCCAAGAAAGCATTTCACGGGTAGGTCGCAATCGTCGCTTATTGGTCGTTGATGACGATCGCGACAATATCGAGTTGGTTACTCGTACCTTTCGTCAACATTTTGAAATTCACCGCGCCAACGATGGTGAATCGGGGTTGGATTTAGCTCGCTGTGTTGAGCCAGATGTAATTGTTGCCGATCAACGTCTGCCGAAAATGAGCGGGGTTGAATTGCTGTCAATTATTGAACGTGAACTGCCAAAAACGGTGCGTATACTTGTAACCGCTTATGCTGATATCGAACCTACGATTGCTGCTATTAATACAGCGCATGTGCATTACTTTGCAGAAAAGCCTGTCCATCCTTTAACCTTAGCATCAACTGTTGCTGGGTTAGTGCATCACCAAGAATTAGAAATTGAACGTGAATCTCGTTGGGGGCAAATTACCCGCACGGTCTGCGATCTTGATCATGCCAATCAAATTTTAAGTGAAAGTGAAGAACATTTACAAAAATTAGTCGAACAAAGAACTTTACAACTCAATCGAGTTAATAATGATCTAATACAAGCCAAAAAGCTTATGCAGCAACTATCATTGCGAGATGAATTAACCGGCTTATTTAATTACCACTACTTATTTGAACAGCTTGCTTTTGAGATTGCTCGTGCTCGACGATATATGCGAACCTTTGGGGTTATTCTATTTGATATCGATGCGTTTACTAGCTTAAACTTAAACCTCGGTACCATTACCGCTGATCAAATACTTATTAAGATTGCTCAGCTATTGCAAGGTAATGGTATAAATTTGCGTCAATCTGATTATGCTATCCGCTATGGCAGCTATTCTTTTGGAGTATTATTACCTGAAACCAATTGCCTCGGTACTAGCACTAAAGCTGAGCATATTCGTCAAACAATAGAAGCTTACACTTGGCGTCAAAACATACCTGAACTCATACAAAATCTAACCGTAAGCGTCGGTATTGCTTGTTACCCAGAAAATGGATCTGACCCACAAGAAATGCTTATGGCTCTTCACCATGCACTCGCATTAGCGCAAAAACAAGGCGGAAATTGTATCGCCATTGCAAGCTAGACCAGTTAATCAAGGCATAAACCGGGCTAAATCTCAGTATAACGACGTAGTGCGATAGGATCGCGCAATAATTCCCACATACGCCCGGTTGAAAAAAACCAAGCAATAAGGTTACCACCCAATCTTAAATAATTATCATCTTTAATAGCTTTAGGCTCACGTACAGGTAGTTGTACCTCACCAAGCCAGGTGCTATTACGAGAACCAAGATCCATTACCATCCATTTATTGTTCTTTTTCTGCGGTGGAATAAAAGCCACATGCGCATTGGATATGGAGGCAACAGGAACAACTAAATCCTGGCTCATAGCGCGACCGAGAATGATACCTGCATGACTAGCATCGGTCTGCAATTTACGAATCGGATGGATAAAACTCATACCACCTTCGTATAATTCATAACGTGCAACTTGGGTTTCATTTTCACGTTCAATATTGGCACTAATGAGCAGAGCTTTATCCCACAATTTGCTACGAGTGTAGATTATAAAAGGATTTGGCCATTTGCATTCAAAACCAAAACGACTACTAGTCATTGCTTCTGATTGAAATGGCTCGATATGCAGCGGCAAAACGTCGCGACGGAAGCCTGGAGGATTATTTTTCGAAGAAGTCTTCATAATTTAAATTGGTTAGCATAAATGCAAACAAACGCTATATTTGTAAAGCATTATTGTAAAATAACTTTTACAACTAACTTACATCAATCTCACCAATAATAGCACGAAGATAGGTAAGCTTCATTTATAAACAGTTATACTGTGTTAATATTCAGGAGGCAAACCATGCCAAAACTAGCATTTATCTTAGGATTATTTTTTCTTGAGCACGGACTTATCCCCGCGTCAGCACAAGCAAAATCAACAGTGATTGTCGAACCACAAATTAGCAATCCGCTAGTGCTTGTGGGTCAACCAGCGAAAATTTTCTTAAAAATAGGGCTAACTGGTATTTTGCCAGAACAAGAATTTAGAGCTCCGGTTAATTTAGCCATTGTATTGGATCGTTCTGGTTCTATGAGTGGGCGCAAACTGGCTCAAGCTAAAGAAGCCGCAATTTTAGCAGTTAATCGTCTGACACCTGAAGATACGATTTCAATTGTAGTGTATGGGAGCACGGTCGACGTTATTGTCACTCCACGTCATGTCACTAATAAACGAGCGATTATTAACGCTATTTCATCGATAAGATCTTATGGTAAGACCGCTTTGTTTGCTGGTGTAAGTGTTGGCGCCGAACAATTGCGCCGCTATCTTGATCGTAACCGGGTAAATCGCATTATTTTACTCTCGGATGGTTTAGCAAATGTTGGTCCGAGTTCTCCTTTTGAACTAGCTTCTCTTGGTTCAAGCCTAACCAAAGAGGGTATTTCGGTTACCACCATGGGTTTGGGACTTGGGTATAACGAAGATCTAATGTCACGTTTAGCTATGGCTGCTGATGGAAATCATGTTTTTATTGAAAATTCAAACGACTTACCGAGGATATTCACTCTTGAATTGGGTGATGTGCTTTCTGTCGTAGCCCAAGACGTATATATCGAGCTCAAATTACCAGATTATGTACGCCCTCTGCGCTTACTTGGACGCGATGGATTAATTAACGGCCAAAATATTAGCGCCCATCTCAATCAAGTTATCGCGAGCCAAGAAA
This DNA window, taken from Deltaproteobacteria bacterium, encodes the following:
- a CDS encoding glycosyltransferase family 4 protein, which produces MHILCITPMYPEAKNPAFGIFIHNLNQQLSKQSHTIEVLHRPDGDRGIFSYLHLLFTALRYALQKSKPDIIHGHYLGPAAFIACLLGILKRCPVVLTAHGSDIEAAKHRLIRIAWRLLFFFSAGIHFVSKPLMLRAQKLIGPIAKSTLAWPLGIDTAVFQPHPLKKITSSPLQLLCVGRLSKEKGWDDTIAAIARLRDSGHDVVLTACADGDRRWFHQLLNKYNVASLVTLTGFQPPTALAKIYALAHLLLVPSWREGFGLVGLEAMAVGTPIITTGVGGMGEYIRDSFNALVIPVHNPVALADAVLQLANDQKLYSQLYKGGLQTAGQYSVAHSAEKITKFFQQIINSIA
- a CDS encoding NAD-dependent epimerase/dehydratase family protein — protein: MRILITGATGFIGGAITRVLLANGYNLRTVCRNQQKGKALAALGLEIQSGDLHNHEVMQRAVKDVDLIIHAAGLTIEPTPGDFNHANIEITRLLLEAAAAEQNLRRFVFISSIFACGPAPKDNDLTETTLCHPVSAYGRSKYKAESLVRAFADSFNFTIIRAPLVYGPGDRKLGPLFKMAKFGLLPTVVSEHTRVSLLHINDLAEGTILAALHDKAANQTFIFAEEPAPTVKELYDVISKTVGKEVTIIHIPAILALGAALVAEGVARASRRSFVYNPDALNDLLGDNWQCSSKFAKETINFSTRMQWQQEFSHYLK
- a CDS encoding response regulator — its product is MSNTTKETLLVVDDEKDALELCERVFRDKYNIILANSGEDAVEKAKEVEPAVALVDQRMPGMTGLEFLVGLRDSRPRTSRIVMTAFTDLEDIVAMINLGHIHGFVLKPWNNHQLRVTVSREVENFRRQRTIDELNERLKREHADMLALLREFDPFFEVPQSNKTLKQTKVRLKKKVAGEIERLFLKKLLADNNGNMSATARSAQINRTFLYRLLKRHGLLSPNVEP
- a CDS encoding response regulator, whose translation is MASSTSEPNDMITILAIDDEPFNNAFMQRIFRKFADRKILTALSGEQGLQILSQANVDLLLVDYSMPDMTGVNFLKQARDNGFLAPALLVTGYPEMPDVVNAQKEGLVFDVVAKPIMTKILFEAIDSALKTKN
- a CDS encoding diguanylate cyclase, which gives rise to MTQESISRVGRNRRLLVVDDDRDNIELVTRTFRQHFEIHRANDGESGLDLARCVEPDVIVADQRLPKMSGVELLSIIERELPKTVRILVTAYADIEPTIAAINTAHVHYFAEKPVHPLTLASTVAGLVHHQELEIERESRWGQITRTVCDLDHANQILSESEEHLQKLVEQRTLQLNRVNNDLIQAKKLMQQLSLRDELTGLFNYHYLFEQLAFEIARARRYMRTFGVILFDIDAFTSLNLNLGTITADQILIKIAQLLQGNGINLRQSDYAIRYGSYSFGVLLPETNCLGTSTKAEHIRQTIEAYTWRQNIPELIQNLTVSVGIACYPENGSDPQEMLMALHHALALAQKQGGNCIAIAS
- a CDS encoding FHA domain-containing protein, with the protein product MKTSSKNNPPGFRRDVLPLHIEPFQSEAMTSSRFGFECKWPNPFIIYTRSKLWDKALLISANIERENETQVARYELYEGGMSFIHPIRKLQTDASHAGIILGRAMSQDLVVPVASISNAHVAFIPPQKKNNKWMVMDLGSRNSTWLGEVQLPVREPKAIKDDNYLRLGGNLIAWFFSTGRMWELLRDPIALRRYTEI
- a CDS encoding VWA domain-containing protein, translating into MPKLAFILGLFFLEHGLIPASAQAKSTVIVEPQISNPLVLVGQPAKIFLKIGLTGILPEQEFRAPVNLAIVLDRSGSMSGRKLAQAKEAAILAVNRLTPEDTISIVVYGSTVDVIVTPRHVTNKRAIINAISSIRSYGKTALFAGVSVGAEQLRRYLDRNRVNRIILLSDGLANVGPSSPFELASLGSSLTKEGISVTTMGLGLGYNEDLMSRLAMAADGNHVFIENSNDLPRIFTLELGDVLSVVAQDVYIELKLPDYVRPLRLLGRDGLINGQNISAHLNQVIASQEKYLLLELEVKAPNVAQQKPVAEILYNYRELNGSQQSGHTTVMIEGCESPKKVENSLNKSVVAAAVELIANEQNKLALTLRDQGNIAEAHRVLKQNESYLNQQSTKLKSKRLKELEKQNAEQSNNLDEHNWGRSRKIMRDMQVKSSTQRSY